The following proteins are encoded in a genomic region of Arcobacter cloacae:
- a CDS encoding RNA-binding domain-containing protein: MKKVLNFIESQTVEFKQIWKDEYLKTICAFANSEGGSLYIGLDDDAVVLGIENIEELIEILPNKINNRLGLIVKIFHKIQENKHYLQIKIEKTYTPISYNGKFYIRSGSNTIELNGGNLTNFLLNKSGKTWDDIVEEKFTLEEIDLNTIEKFKNLSRDRVPNIQNENNLEQLLRKLNLYEGNYLKRAAILLFAKNPQQYYIQSHSKIGRFLSETDIQSSDIIEGNLIDQVDKIMDVLRLKYLKAYISYEGMHRREKLEYPYEALREAVINALVHRDYTNTSNLQIKVFDDKLVMYNGATLSSEVPIEKFDKPHQSKPFNPIMANIFYKCGFIENWGRGTTSIINECLDYGLPKATFEYEWTAVVTTFYKKQIVIEKTGGITGGITGGITGGITELENFIIKNENLSAIALSEKLEIPLRTTQRWIKELKDKNKIEYRGSKKTGGYFAK, translated from the coding sequence ATGAAAAAAGTATTAAATTTTATAGAATCTCAAACAGTTGAATTCAAACAAATATGGAAGGATGAATATCTAAAAACTATTTGTGCCTTTGCAAATAGTGAGGGTGGAAGTTTATATATTGGTTTAGATGATGATGCAGTGGTTTTAGGGATTGAAAATATAGAAGAACTAATAGAAATACTTCCAAATAAGATAAATAATCGTTTGGGCTTAATAGTTAAGATATTTCATAAAATACAAGAAAACAAACATTATTTACAAATAAAAATTGAAAAAACATATACTCCTATATCTTATAATGGTAAATTTTACATTAGAAGTGGAAGTAATACTATTGAGCTAAATGGAGGAAATCTAACAAATTTTCTATTAAATAAATCTGGTAAAACTTGGGATGATATAGTTGAAGAAAAATTTACACTAGAAGAAATAGATTTAAATACAATAGAAAAATTCAAAAACCTATCAAGAGATAGAGTTCCAAATATACAAAATGAAAATAATCTTGAGCAACTTTTAAGAAAATTAAATTTATATGAGGGAAATTATCTAAAAAGAGCAGCTATTTTACTTTTTGCTAAAAATCCACAACAATACTATATACAATCACATTCTAAAATAGGACGCTTTTTAAGCGAAACTGACATTCAAAGTAGTGATATAATCGAGGGAAATCTTATTGATCAAGTAGATAAGATTATGGATGTATTAAGGCTTAAATATCTAAAAGCATATATATCTTATGAGGGTATGCATAGAAGAGAAAAGCTAGAATATCCTTATGAGGCATTAAGAGAAGCGGTGATTAACGCATTGGTGCATAGAGACTATACAAATACTTCGAATTTACAAATAAAAGTCTTTGATGATAAACTTGTGATGTATAACGGAGCTACACTAAGTAGTGAAGTTCCTATAGAAAAGTTTGATAAACCACATCAATCAAAACCTTTTAATCCTATAATGGCTAATATATTTTATAAATGTGGTTTTATAGAAAATTGGGGAAGAGGTACCACTAGTATTATTAATGAATGTTTAGATTATGGCTTACCTAAAGCAACTTTTGAATATGAGTGGACAGCTGTTGTAACAACATTCTATAAAAAACAAATTGTTATAGAAAAAACTGGCGGTATAACTGGCGGTATAACTGGCGGTATAACTGGCGGTATAACTGAACTAGAAAATTTTATAATAAAAAATGAAAATTTAAGTGCTATTGCATTAAGTGAAAAATTAGAAATACCTTTAAGAACTACTCAACGATGGATAAAAGAATTAAAAGATAAAAATAAAATTGAGTATAGAGGTAGTAAAAAAACAGGAGGTTATTTTGCAAAATAG
- the recA gene encoding recombinase RecA — MDENQKKSLELAIKQIDKTFGKGTLIRLGDKVVVPTETISTGSLGLDLALGVGGLPKGRVIEIYGPESSGKTTLTLHAIAECQKAGGVCAFIDAEHALDVKYAKDIGVDTDNLLVSQPDFGEQALEILETVIRSGAVDLVVVDSVAALTPKVEIDGDMDDQQVGVQARLMSKALRKITGLLNKMNCTVIFINQIRMKIGMTGYGSPETTTGGNALKFYSSVRLDIRRIATLKQGENSIGNRVKVKVVKNKVAAPFKQAEFDIMFGEGISKIGELIDYGVKLDIIDKAGAWFSYGDSKIGQGRENSKVFLKDNPEIAKEIENKILESMGVNDSIIASSSEDMDDIADLDD, encoded by the coding sequence ATGGATGAGAATCAAAAAAAATCACTTGAATTAGCTATCAAACAAATTGATAAAACATTTGGAAAAGGTACACTTATTAGACTTGGAGATAAAGTTGTTGTTCCTACAGAAACTATTAGCACAGGTTCTTTAGGACTTGATTTAGCACTAGGAGTTGGTGGACTTCCAAAAGGAAGAGTTATTGAAATCTATGGACCTGAATCTTCAGGAAAAACTACTTTAACACTTCATGCAATAGCTGAATGTCAAAAAGCAGGTGGAGTTTGTGCATTCATAGATGCAGAACATGCTTTAGATGTAAAATATGCTAAAGATATTGGTGTTGATACTGATAACTTATTAGTTTCTCAACCAGATTTTGGAGAGCAAGCCCTAGAGATTTTAGAGACAGTTATTAGAAGTGGAGCTGTTGATTTAGTTGTTGTGGATTCAGTTGCAGCACTTACTCCAAAAGTTGAAATTGATGGAGATATGGATGATCAACAAGTGGGTGTTCAAGCAAGACTTATGTCTAAGGCTCTTAGAAAAATTACTGGTTTATTAAATAAAATGAATTGTACAGTAATCTTTATTAACCAAATAAGAATGAAAATTGGAATGACAGGATACGGAAGCCCAGAAACAACAACAGGTGGAAATGCACTTAAATTTTACTCATCAGTAAGACTTGATATTAGAAGAATTGCAACACTAAAACAAGGTGAGAATTCTATAGGAAATAGAGTAAAAGTAAAAGTTGTAAAAAATAAAGTAGCAGCACCATTTAAACAAGCTGAATTTGATATCATGTTTGGAGAGGGAATCTCTAAAATAGGTGAGCTTATAGATTATGGTGTAAAACTTGATATTATTGATAAAGCAGGAGCTTGGTTCTCTTATGGGGATTCAAAAATTGGTCAAGGAAGAGAAAACTCTAAGGTATTCTTAAAAGACAATCCAGAAATAGCCAAAGAAATAGAAAATAAAATTCTTGAATCTATGGGTGTAAATGATTCTATTATTGCAAGTAGTTCTGAAGATATGGACGATATTGCAGACTTAGATGACTAA
- the eno gene encoding phosphopyruvate hydratase → MVFIDNVYADEVLDSRGNPTVRATVILSDGTKGSAIVPSGASTGKREALELRDGDNRFLGKGVLKAVENVNTIIANELIGLSPFNQAEIDATMKDIDGTHNYSNLGANAVLGVSMATARAAANSLQIPLYRYLGGANAMTMPVPMFNIINGGEHANNSVDFQEYMIMPTGFENFNDGLRAVAEIYQHLKKVIDSMGESTAVGDEGGFAPNLKSNEEPIQVIMTAIEKAGYKAGEQIAIALDVAASELINEKGLYVLHSENRELTSAELVEYYADLCSKYPIVSIEDGLSEDDWDGWKILTDKLGSKVQLVGDDLFVTNASILSEGIKKGIANSILIKPNQIGSVSETMQTIRLAQRNNYNCVMSHRSGESEDAFIADFAVALNCGQIKTGSTARSDRIAKYNRLLEIGAEIGYAEYLGKQPFSKK, encoded by the coding sequence GTGGTATTTATTGATAATGTTTACGCTGATGAAGTATTAGATTCAAGAGGTAACCCAACTGTAAGAGCTACAGTAATATTAAGTGACGGAACTAAAGGAAGTGCAATAGTACCAAGTGGTGCAAGTACAGGGAAAAGAGAAGCACTAGAGTTAAGAGATGGTGATAATAGATTTTTAGGAAAAGGTGTTTTAAAAGCTGTTGAAAATGTAAACACTATAATTGCAAATGAATTAATTGGATTAAGTCCATTTAATCAAGCTGAAATTGATGCAACAATGAAAGATATTGATGGTACTCATAACTACTCAAATCTTGGTGCAAATGCAGTTTTAGGTGTATCTATGGCAACTGCAAGAGCAGCGGCTAACTCTTTACAAATCCCATTATATAGATATTTAGGTGGAGCAAATGCTATGACTATGCCTGTTCCTATGTTTAATATCATAAATGGTGGAGAACACGCAAATAACTCTGTTGATTTCCAAGAATATATGATTATGCCAACAGGATTTGAAAACTTCAATGATGGATTAAGAGCAGTTGCTGAAATTTATCAACACTTGAAAAAAGTTATTGATTCTATGGGTGAAAGTACAGCAGTTGGTGATGAGGGTGGATTTGCTCCAAACTTAAAATCAAATGAAGAACCAATCCAAGTTATTATGACAGCTATTGAAAAAGCTGGTTATAAAGCTGGTGAGCAAATTGCAATTGCACTTGATGTTGCTGCTTCTGAATTAATAAACGAAAAAGGTTTATATGTTTTACACTCTGAGAATAGAGAATTAACTTCAGCAGAACTTGTTGAATATTACGCTGATTTATGTTCAAAATATCCAATCGTTTCTATAGAAGATGGATTAAGTGAAGATGACTGGGATGGATGGAAAATTTTAACTGATAAATTAGGTTCAAAAGTTCAATTAGTTGGAGATGATTTATTTGTAACTAATGCTTCAATTTTATCTGAAGGTATTAAAAAAGGAATTGCAAATTCAATCTTAATTAAACCAAATCAAATTGGATCAGTTAGTGAAACAATGCAAACAATAAGACTTGCTCAAAGAAATAACTATAATTGTGTAATGTCTCATAGAAGTGGTGAAAGTGAAGATGCATTTATTGCTGATTTTGCAGTTGCATTAAATTGTGGTCAAATTAAAACAGGAAGTACAGCAAGAAGTGATAGAATCGCTAAATACAATAGACTTCTTGAAATTGGTGCAGAAATTGGTTATGCTGAATATTTAGGGAAACAACCTTTTTCTAAAAAATAG
- a CDS encoding FtsB family cell division protein: MKKQSTGLKSFIFVAVISLIATLYLSYHSVIVLFGDNSLQVYNSLKHKKEYLESEISRLQRENAYLQKEYFELKNLEPEE, encoded by the coding sequence ATGAAAAAACAATCAACTGGGCTTAAGAGCTTTATTTTTGTAGCAGTAATTTCACTTATTGCTACATTATATCTTTCTTATCACTCAGTTATAGTTTTATTTGGGGATAACTCTTTACAAGTTTATAACTCTTTAAAACATAAAAAAGAGTATCTTGAAAGTGAAATATCAAGATTACAAAGAGAAAATGCCTATTTACAAAAAGAGTATTTTGAATTAAAAAACTTGGAGCCAGAAGAATGA